The DNA sequence TTGAAAACAAATATGGTAAAGGAATTAAAAATCCAAATACAGATCATGGATTCTATTGGAATTTGAAAAAAGAAAATAAATACATTTTCTATGCACCGGATTATGACAGACTCATTGTATTGAACAATACCAATTTATCAAAGAAATGCTATTGGGACAGTATGAATGGATTGATAGATTTTGGCGGATGTGACAATGAAGCATATACGAAGGACCTAACAAAAAATAGGACCGATTCTAAAGACATAAAGAATAAGCCGGTTTTAACCATTGATAAAAACTGGAATATCAGTGGCCTTACACTGGGAACTTCAAGTGAAGCTGATTTTGTTAAATCTTCTCTCAATAAAAATTTCGAAAGGATGATCACGACAAATCCAAAAGGAGAAATACAGGAATTGATGCAGCAAAATACCTACAATAATTTTCATTTCTATTTTACACCCGGTAAGAACGGAGAGAATGATCCTAAAAATAACATATTAAAAGGCTATGCTATCAATGATTTTGATGCAGTAGAGTTATCGTTTGAAAACCAGTTGAAAAAAGGAATGAAAGGAGCTGACGTCGTAAAGGTTTTAGGTGGAAATAATATTGAAGGGGATCCGGCATTAAGAAATTCTAATTATTTGGAGATTAAGAATGCTACCTATAAGATCAATTTAATATTCGATGACAATAAATTATTTTCAAGCATGTATGTGCTTAAAAAAGAATAGGAAAGATGGGCGGAAACTTTTTGGCTTTTTGTTTTAATTCCCTAGTTTCTGTAAAAAAAGATTAAGGTCTTCTTCTTTTTCTAACCCAAGTTTCTGTTTAACCCTGTAACGGCTCATTCGGACACTTTTAGGTTCGATATGCATTAATTGTGAAATTTGCCGGGTATCCATTTTAAGATAGAGGTAGGCACAAAGCTTCATATCCAGAAGGGTGAGCTTCTTTTGGGACTTTTCACTGATGAGGTTAAAGAAGTCCGGATGAATCTGTTGGATCTGTAATTTTGCATCTTCAAAATCATTGTCGAGAACCATTTCCTCTTTCACGATCTTTTGCATATTTAAAGAACTATCATCCGCCAGCTTGTCTTTTATGGTGTGCAGCATTCGGTTTTTATGTTCCAGCTGAAGGACGTTAGCCATTGCTTCTTTCTGCAATTGCTGTTGTTGGGCTTCCAGCAGTTGTTGCTCTGCTTTTAAACGGGCCTGTTCCTCCTTTTCTAATTTCATCTGCATTTCAGATTCCTGCTTTTCTAATTGAAGCTGCTTTTCGCGTTCTAATGACAGACGCAGTTTGAAGTGATAAGAACGGAACATAAAAAGGAGCCCAATGACACAGGCAATCACAATGCATATATATAAATAGTTCTGGACTTTACGGCTCGCTTCTCTTTCTTTTAAAATCCTGACTTCATTATTTTTTTTCTCTGTTTCAAATTGTATTTCCAGCTTTTGAGCATTGAGAGCTTGTTTTTGATTAAAATTCTTATTGCTATACTCAGTTACTTCCTCCTGGTAGCTGAAAGCTTTCTCGAAGTTACCCTGCTTTTTGTAAAAGTTGGATAAAGATTGGGCAATGTTGATCAGAGTATAGTAATAGGGGGCTTTGTCTGCCTTCATCAAATCATAGGCTTCTAATAAATAAGTTTCTGCCATGGCAGTATTCCCGTTTCTGGAAGCGTATTCGCTCAGTAAGCC is a window from the Chryseobacterium sp. T16E-39 genome containing:
- a CDS encoding helix-turn-helix transcriptional regulator; the encoded protein is MKSVFYKLFICLCFSISISGFSQGLYTDSLQSVINNTNLDEQYKPALLNRLAEAYRINRNYSAAENTARESARIALRYKNYLEATKAYTVLTVIKANNQQIASLKPLSDSAIVIAQQAKNPVAMASAYYAKAFLYKTLDDPEKKIKFCQLGLKELEKSPDPYIASKLYYQLYAAHSTWNNVAQVNNYARKATENALKTKDYNLLSNSYAALSVAHEYNYNASQDKKELDSILFYLKKSEALYFKHPTQISNYTYAITCINIADVYFKYFPNNDKNAEKTAISYAQTAGNILKDNPNSSEVKASSLGLLSEYASRNGNTAMAETYLLEAYDLMKADKAPYYYTLINIAQSLSNFYKKQGNFEKAFSYQEEVTEYSNKNFNQKQALNAQKLEIQFETEKKNNEVRILKEREASRKVQNYLYICIVIACVIGLLFMFRSYHFKLRLSLEREKQLQLEKQESEMQMKLEKEEQARLKAEQQLLEAQQQQLQKEAMANVLQLEHKNRMLHTIKDKLADDSSLNMQKIVKEEMVLDNDFEDAKLQIQQIHPDFFNLISEKSQKKLTLLDMKLCAYLYLKMDTRQISQLMHIEPKSVRMSRYRVKQKLGLEKEEDLNLFLQKLGN